A genome region from Erigeron canadensis isolate Cc75 chromosome 3, C_canadensis_v1, whole genome shotgun sequence includes the following:
- the LOC122593228 gene encoding late embryogenesis abundant protein 46-like, with amino-acid sequence MQAVKETAANIAASALSGMEKTKAVLEEKVEKMSTSDPVEKDMATLRKEDRIRLAELRKQEAYNQNAAAAAADGGPGSPTFTASGRVTEKNPFHSASNKPAVANHQSGPATVQSTNTVSS; translated from the coding sequence TAGCTGCATCGGCGTTATCTGGAATGGAGAAGACAAAAGCAGTGTTGGAAGAAAAGGTGGAAAAGATGAGTACAAGTGATCCCGTAGAAAAGGACATGGCCACGTTACGAAAAGAAGACCGAATAAGGCTAGCCGAGCTTCGAAAACAAGAAGCGTATAACCAAAATGCAGCTGCAGCCGCTGCTGATGGTGGTCCAGGTAGTCCGACTTTTACTGCATCTGGTCGTGTAACCGAAAAGAACCCGTTTCATAGCGCATCAAATAAGCCGGCTGTTGCCAACCATCAGTCTGGACCGGCTACTGTGCAATCCACCAACACGGTCTCGAGTTAG
- the LOC122590523 gene encoding delta(12) fatty acid desaturase DES8.11-like — protein sequence MGAGGRMSDPTAESKDDILKRVPIDPPFTLSDLKKAIPAHCFERSVIRSSYYVVHDLIITYVFYYLANTYIPQIPAPLSYLAWPVYWFCQASILTGLWVIGHECGHHAFSEYQWIDDTVGFFLHSALFTPYFSWKYSHRNHHANTNSLDNDEVYIPKRKSKVRIYSKVLNNPPGRVFTLVFRLTLGFPLYLLTNISGKKYGRFANHFDPLSPIFTDRERIQVVVSDIGILGVIYAVKLLVAAKGAAWVLCMYGIPVIGVHVFFVLITYLHHTHLSLPHYDSTEWNWIRGALSTIDRDFGFLNRVFHDVTHTHVLHHLISYIPHYHAKEARDAIKPVLGEFYKIDRTPIFKAMYREAKECIYIEPDEDSEHKGTYWYHKM from the coding sequence ATGGGTGCAGGTGGTCGGATGTCGGATCCAACAGCTGAAAGCAAGGATGATATCCTAAAACGTGTCCCGATTGATCCACCATTCACGCTAAGTGACCTAAAGAAAGCGATCCCGGCCCATTGCTTTGAACGATCTGTCATCCGTTCATCGTACTATGTTGTTCACGATCTCATCATTACCTACGTCTTCTACTACCTTGCCAACACATACATTCCACAAATTCCTGCTCCACTATCTTACTTAGCATGGCCCGTTTACTGGTTTTGCCAAGCCAGCATCCTAACCGGGTTATGGGTCATTGGTCATGAATGCGGTCACCATGCGTTCAGTGAGTACCAATGGATAGATGACACTGTTGGCTTTTTCCTCCATTCGGCCCTGTTCACCCCTTATTTCTCTTGGAAATATAGCCACCGAAATCACCATGCCAACACAAACTCACTCGATAACGACGAAGTTTACATTCCTAAACGCAAGTCCAAGGTAAGAATTTACTCAAAGGTTCTCAACAACCCGCCGGGTCGAGTGTTCACTTTGGTCTTTAGGTTGACCTTGGGATTTCCTTTATATCTTTTGACTAATATTTCCGGAAAGAAATACGGAAGGTTTGCCAACCACTTTGACCCCTTGAGTCCTATTTTCACGGACCGTGAAAGGATTCAGGTCGTGGTATCCGACATTGGTATTCTAGGCGTTATTTACGCAGTTAAGCTTCTCGTGGCCGCAAAAGGGGCCGCGTGGGTATTGTGCATGTACGGAATCCCCGTGATAGGAGTCCACGTCTTTTTCGTCTTGATCACATATTTGCATCACACCCATCTTTCCTTGCCTCATTACGACTCGACCGAATGGAACTGGATCCGAGGGGCCTTATCGACCATCGACCGTGACTTTGGATTCCTAAACAGGGTTTTCCATGATGTGACACACACTCACGTGTTGCATCATTTGATCTCATACATTCCACATTATCATGCAAAGGAGGCACGGGATGCAATCAAGCCGGTGTTGGGTGAGTTTTATAAGATCGATAGGACCCCGATTTTCAAAGCTATGTATAGAGAGGCCAAGGAATGCATTTACATCGAGCCGGATGAGGATAGCGAACACAAAGGAACCTACTGGTACCATAAGATGTGA